A genome region from Christensenella minuta includes the following:
- a CDS encoding plasmid mobilization protein, giving the protein MAAFLLQKIRRWITTLKRNIQVIFRVNETECRMLKQNAAKSKFSQAAYLRSLIMGYVPREPPSADFYTMTKELRAIGNRMNQIAARANATGFFLAEEYAENANRLFNSIVKIREAVVLPDKMT; this is encoded by the coding sequence ATGGCTGCTTTTTTGTTGCAGAAAATAAGGAGGTGGATCACTACGCTGAAACGAAACATACAAGTAATTTTCCGCGTTAACGAAACGGAATGCAGAATGTTGAAACAAAATGCCGCAAAATCCAAATTTTCTCAGGCGGCGTATCTCCGTTCTCTCATTATGGGATATGTGCCCCGGGAGCCGCCGTCCGCAGATTTCTATACTATGACAAAGGAACTGCGCGCCATTGGAAACCGTATGAATCAGATCGCCGCCCGTGCCAATGCAACGGGCTTTTTTCTTGCCGAAGAATACGCGGAAAATGCCAATCGGCTTTTTAACAGCATCGTCAAAATACGCGAAGCGGTCGTACTCCCGGACAAAATGACGTAA
- a CDS encoding plasmid recombination protein, producing the protein MAKTNKADMSCARVKQYTAFDVSKAERHNERKNETYENMNVITERIALNVHFKKPTVPTYMEQLKQMETDGLVSLRGLRKDATLFNEIVIDVNTMYFERNGGYEYAKQFYEEAYHFIEEKFGADNVISAVMHADEINVAATEELGKEVYHYHLHAMVLPVVEKEILWSKRCKNPELRGTVKEVVNQISHSKKWKSDIPMTDEKGNPLLKKNGKPMFRASYSILQDELFNYMTERGFKGFQRGEYGSTAEHLTSLQYQIQQDKERLEKLQKRIQKEQVKYEPARHISKTLNEIDGMGQKTFTGKMAISKEDYSQLTALAKEGITSRAEINKLEQSANYYRQKYFDSANALERMKTKYNELKEKCRPFLQALEHFPEVAKLFTEKVKQLFSFKEAQERAEKEAREKERQERIKARRNKRGMER; encoded by the coding sequence ATGGCAAAAACCAATAAGGCGGATATGAGTTGTGCAAGGGTAAAACAGTACACCGCTTTTGATGTGAGCAAGGCGGAAAGGCACAATGAACGCAAGAATGAAACCTATGAAAATATGAATGTGATTACGGAACGCATAGCCCTTAATGTGCATTTCAAAAAACCGACTGTCCCAACCTATATGGAGCAGTTAAAGCAGATGGAAACAGACGGGTTAGTATCGCTTCGTGGACTGAGGAAAGACGCTACCCTTTTCAATGAGATTGTGATTGATGTGAATACGATGTACTTCGAGCGTAACGGTGGTTATGAATATGCAAAGCAGTTTTATGAAGAAGCCTATCATTTCATCGAAGAAAAATTCGGTGCTGATAATGTTATATCGGCAGTAATGCACGCTGATGAAATCAATGTAGCCGCAACCGAGGAACTGGGAAAAGAGGTTTACCATTATCATCTTCACGCAATGGTTCTGCCTGTTGTGGAGAAAGAAATCTTATGGAGTAAGCGTTGTAAAAACCCCGAACTGCGAGGAACGGTCAAGGAAGTGGTTAATCAGATAAGCCATTCAAAGAAATGGAAATCGGATATTCCAATGACCGATGAAAAAGGAAATCCATTGTTAAAGAAGAACGGCAAGCCGATGTTTCGAGCTTCGTACAGCATACTGCAAGATGAACTGTTTAATTATATGACGGAACGAGGGTTCAAAGGCTTTCAGCGTGGCGAATACGGAAGTACAGCAGAGCATTTAACTTCCCTGCAATATCAAATCCAACAGGACAAAGAACGATTGGAGAAGTTGCAGAAGCGTATTCAAAAGGAACAGGTTAAATATGAGCCTGCCCGTCATATCTCAAAGACCTTAAACGAGATTGACGGTATGGGACAGAAAACCTTTACGGGCAAGATGGCAATATCCAAAGAGGACTACTCACAACTGACTGCCCTTGCAAAAGAGGGAATTACCAGTCGTGCGGAAATCAATAAGTTGGAGCAGAGTGCAAATTATTACCGACAGAAATATTTTGACAGTGCAAACGCATTGGAGAGAATGAAAACCAAATACAACGAACTGAAAGAAAAGTGCAGACCTTTTCTTCAAGCGTTGGAGCATTTCCCCGAAGTTGCTAAACTTTTTACCGAAAAAGTGAAGCAACTTTTTTCTTTTAAGGAAGCACAGGAACGAGCCGAAAAAGAAGCAAGGGAAAAAGAACGACAGGAGCGTATCAAGGCTCGAAGAAACAAGCGTGGTATGGAAAGATAA
- a CDS encoding DpnD/PcfM family protein, which translates to MKQPYKVTITETLSMTVEVAAANRREAEQFVSDQWYRGEYILDADHFTGVEFHGQRAHKKLSREDAR; encoded by the coding sequence ATGAAGCAGCCATATAAGGTAACAATAACCGAAACATTGTCCATGACAGTAGAGGTAGCGGCCGCAAACAGACGGGAAGCCGAACAGTTCGTATCGGATCAATGGTATAGGGGGGAATACATTTTGGATGCAGATCATTTTACAGGTGTTGAATTTCACGGGCAAAGAGCACATAAAAAGTTGTCGCGGGAGGATGCAAGATGA
- a CDS encoding transposase, whose product MKEQKYSYSQRIGKTTFIVNVKQSESAKKPLNTVFQDICKHEVLGDFFTDKSFNLENPQKVS is encoded by the coding sequence ATGAAAGAACAGAAATATTCTTATTCACAGCGAATTGGAAAGACAACATTCATCGTAAATGTAAAGCAGTCCGAAAGTGCCAAAAAGCCTTTGAATACGGTGTTTCAAGACATCTGCAAGCACGAGGTTTTGGGCGATTTCTTTACGGACAAATCATTTAATTTAGAAAATCCACAAAAAGTATCTTGA
- a CDS encoding DUF7768 domain-containing protein, protein MKNKVFAYVCAPFEKDGFPVRETQEYSQSLFRLGYLPICPNVMFAGFLSNTVPSQKQARQDMSLEVLRRCRILVVCGNNITEEMTQEILLAERLGIVTVTFDGLKEVSEYTGSKTPRG, encoded by the coding sequence ATGAAAAATAAGGTATTTGCGTATGTTTGTGCCCCGTTTGAAAAGGACGGTTTCCCGGTACGGGAAACACAGGAATATTCACAGTCTTTGTTTCGGTTGGGGTATCTCCCCATCTGTCCAAATGTAATGTTCGCAGGATTTCTGTCGAATACGGTTCCGAGTCAAAAACAGGCGCGGCAGGATATGTCGCTGGAGGTGCTGCGGCGCTGCAGGATACTGGTCGTGTGCGGAAACAATATCACGGAAGAAATGACACAGGAGATATTGCTTGCAGAACGGCTCGGGATCGTGACCGTGACTTTTGACGGGCTTAAAGAAGTATCTGAATATACCGGATCCAAAACACCGCGCGGATAG
- a CDS encoding DUF3991 and TOPRIM domain-containing protein, with translation MGIPKQVHPVTREQIEAAKRPDLFSYLSQYEPDELVRVSGNIYCTRTHDSLKISNGKWFWWSRGIGGRSALDYLIKVRGMGFIQAVEHLCDKDKYLAPMPRYTSRPKPKPPFILPERNINNDRVMRYLTARGISPALLRVCMEKGTVYEERKYGNCCFVGYDDMGTARYAMLRSSDPASTFMREVEGSNKEYSFRIPFPSGNDTVYVCESAIDLLSFSTLRMMKGIDIRQEHYLSLSGVYQPKEVIQETPLPAALARFLKENGNIRNISLRLDSDLVGQRAAHTIQILLENSGYTVTYDPPECGKDYNDMLMKSKGLSKIRTRQSNHGVREAAR, from the coding sequence ATGGGAATACCAAAACAGGTACATCCTGTAACACGGGAGCAGATCGAGGCGGCGAAACGTCCCGATCTGTTTTCGTATTTGAGTCAATATGAACCGGACGAATTGGTACGGGTATCTGGGAATATCTACTGCACCCGGACGCACGACAGCCTGAAAATCTCCAACGGAAAATGGTTTTGGTGGTCGCGCGGGATCGGCGGCAGAAGCGCGCTGGATTACCTCATCAAAGTACGCGGCATGGGATTCATACAGGCAGTGGAACATCTATGTGATAAAGACAAATATCTTGCCCCGATGCCCAGATATACAAGCCGGCCTAAACCAAAGCCGCCTTTCATTCTTCCGGAGAGGAATATAAATAACGACCGGGTGATGCGTTATCTCACTGCACGCGGTATTTCCCCTGCCCTGCTTCGTGTTTGTATGGAAAAAGGAACGGTTTATGAGGAACGGAAGTATGGAAATTGTTGTTTCGTCGGATACGACGATATGGGTACGGCACGGTATGCCATGCTGCGGAGCAGCGATCCTGCTTCGACATTTATGCGGGAAGTAGAGGGAAGCAATAAGGAATATTCGTTCCGCATCCCGTTCCCGTCTGGAAACGATACGGTATATGTTTGTGAAAGCGCCATCGACTTGCTGTCTTTCTCAACACTGCGCATGATGAAAGGCATAGACATAAGGCAGGAACATTATCTCTCTTTGTCCGGCGTTTATCAGCCAAAAGAAGTGATACAGGAAACGCCGCTTCCTGCCGCCCTTGCCCGTTTTCTCAAAGAAAACGGAAATATCCGCAATATTTCCCTGCGGCTGGACAGCGACCTTGTAGGGCAAAGAGCGGCGCACACCATACAGATATTGCTGGAAAACAGCGGATATACCGTAACGTACGATCCGCCGGAATGTGGAAAGGATTATAACGATATGCTGATGAAAAGCAAAGGATTATCTAAAATCCGTACAAGGCAGTCAAATCATGGTGTAAGGGAGGCAGCCAGATGA
- a CDS encoding glutamyl-tRNA amidotransferase, whose product MIVSFTTAAYAADDPLAVVNNLSTFIFGLIRAVGMILLGWGIVQVGLSLKSHDPSQRANGFLTLAGGIIITFSKEILDLITGG is encoded by the coding sequence ATGATCGTATCATTTACAACCGCTGCATACGCGGCGGACGATCCACTTGCTGTAGTAAACAATCTTTCCACTTTTATCTTTGGATTGATCCGGGCAGTTGGAATGATCCTGCTCGGCTGGGGGATCGTGCAGGTTGGGCTTTCCCTGAAGAGCCACGATCCGTCGCAGCGCGCCAATGGATTTCTGACGCTTGCGGGCGGTATCATCATCACATTTTCCAAAGAAATACTCGATCTGATTACAGGAGGCTGA
- a CDS encoding LPD28 domain-containing protein → MMNPDDTEIQNRIFKQAKLFGKEVLFTDQRVDKHSVPEGLYCYDIRHSDHSFSRPATIEPFVLVNWYGTILSRTPLEFTGDDPYLPLRKGDLRIGRKKIPLGQWMEHTPAKRRNEPER, encoded by the coding sequence ATGATGAATCCAGATGATACAGAAATCCAGAACAGGATATTCAAACAAGCAAAATTATTTGGAAAGGAAGTGCTTTTTACCGATCAGAGAGTGGATAAACACAGCGTACCGGAGGGGCTTTACTGCTATGATATCCGGCACAGCGATCATTCTTTTTCCCGGCCTGCGACCATAGAGCCGTTTGTATTGGTGAATTGGTACGGGACGATCCTGTCCAGAACACCATTGGAGTTTACCGGGGACGATCCGTATCTTCCTCTTCGCAAGGGAGATTTACGGATCGGGCGAAAAAAGATACCGCTTGGTCAATGGATGGAGCATACTCCCGCCAAAAGGCGAAATGAACCGGAACGGTAA
- a CDS encoding Fic family protein, translating to MDQYNETVHLWKKYHIKTEADIDLRLDSFRILFAYNSGKIENQEITYHDTREIFENGRIINFTGNPRAIFEQKNQKLCYDFLKPKLIAREPITIELIKEIHAILTGGTYDEKRYIEKGERPGEFKKHDYVTGIEEVGSLPQDVYQDMREMLQVIHEFEDKDVLKVATYLHVRFEYIHPFADGNGRVGRALMNYYLMTHDHPPIIVYDEDKKEYYSALEQYDRSQEYAAMYGFLKKETVRTWEKTLERERRRKELEQ from the coding sequence ATGGATCAATACAATGAAACCGTACATCTATGGAAAAAATATCATATAAAAACAGAGGCAGATATTGACCTTCGGCTTGATTCGTTCCGTATTCTGTTTGCATACAATTCCGGTAAGATAGAGAATCAGGAAATTACTTATCACGACACGCGGGAGATCTTTGAAAATGGACGGATCATAAATTTTACGGGAAATCCCCGCGCTATTTTTGAACAAAAAAACCAAAAGCTCTGTTATGATTTTCTGAAGCCAAAACTCATTGCCCGGGAACCAATCACGATTGAACTCATCAAAGAGATCCATGCGATCCTGACAGGTGGAACGTATGACGAAAAGCGGTATATTGAAAAAGGAGAACGTCCGGGTGAATTTAAGAAGCATGATTATGTAACTGGAATTGAAGAAGTCGGTTCTCTTCCTCAGGACGTGTATCAAGATATGAGAGAAATGTTGCAGGTGATACACGAGTTTGAGGACAAAGATGTACTGAAAGTAGCGACTTATCTCCATGTACGGTTTGAGTATATCCATCCATTCGCGGACGGAAATGGGCGCGTAGGGAGGGCGCTGATGAATTATTACCTGATGACGCACGATCATCCTCCTATTATCGTTTATGATGAGGACAAAAAGGAATACTATTCGGCGCTCGAACAATATGACCGTTCACAGGAATATGCCGCAATGTATGGGTTTCTGAAAAAAGAAACGGTTCGTACTTGGGAAAAGACTTTAGAGCGTGAACGGAGGAGAAAGGAATTAGAACAGTAA
- a CDS encoding helicase-related protein, whose protein sequence is MFKECADIRTADTLDLPVPEANYHTVVTKPSDFQKEMVAEFADRADVVRSGKMDPTIDNMLKITNDGRKLALDQRILNSMLEDDPQSKINACVENILKVYRDTADQKGTQLVFSDLSTPQGALELTKDENGVYSLPNGFSNVYEDIRVKLLNKGIPRDEIAFIHEANTDAKKIDLFSKVRSGKVRILMGSTSKMGAGTNVQDRLAALHHVDVPWRPADIEQREGRAIRQGNNNESVDIFRYVTENTFDAYMWQTIESKQKYIGQIMTSKAPVRSCEDVDEAALSYAEVKMLATGNPYIKEKMDLDIAVSRLRLLQSDYLSRKYELEDKVAKHYPVMIEHTKETVRGLKADMDLLRQHQSEDFPGMEIEGVLFKERAAAGAAIVELCKRAKDSNEREIGTYKGFKMLLSFDTFDRHFKLNCKGTMSHVTELGADALGNMTRIENTLKGVADRAEANEEKLQELRRQMENAKEEIGRPFKQEQELKEKTERLTAVNALLNLGDATPEAVDTTPEETQEKTQEIQR, encoded by the coding sequence ATGTTCAAGGAGTGCGCGGATATACGGACGGCGGACACATTGGATTTGCCTGTTCCGGAAGCAAACTATCATACGGTAGTGACAAAGCCAAGCGACTTTCAAAAAGAGATGGTAGCGGAATTTGCGGATCGTGCCGATGTGGTGCGGAGCGGAAAAATGGATCCGACAATAGACAATATGCTGAAAATAACCAACGACGGGCGCAAACTCGCGCTTGACCAACGCATCCTGAACTCTATGCTGGAGGACGATCCGCAAAGCAAAATAAATGCCTGCGTGGAAAATATCTTAAAAGTGTACCGGGACACAGCGGATCAAAAAGGAACGCAGCTTGTGTTTTCCGATCTTTCCACGCCGCAGGGAGCTTTGGAACTGACCAAAGACGAAAACGGCGTATATTCCCTGCCGAACGGCTTTTCCAATGTCTACGAAGATATACGGGTAAAGCTTCTGAACAAAGGCATACCGCGCGATGAGATCGCCTTTATTCACGAGGCGAATACGGACGCGAAAAAAATTGACCTGTTTTCCAAAGTGCGGAGCGGAAAGGTGCGTATCCTCATGGGATCGACTTCTAAAATGGGCGCCGGGACCAACGTACAGGACAGGCTTGCGGCGCTCCATCATGTCGATGTGCCGTGGCGCCCCGCTGACATCGAGCAGCGCGAAGGGCGCGCGATCCGGCAGGGAAACAACAACGAATCCGTAGATATTTTCCGGTATGTGACGGAGAATACGTTCGACGCATATATGTGGCAGACCATAGAAAGCAAACAGAAGTATATTGGGCAGATCATGACTTCAAAGGCTCCTGTCCGCTCATGCGAGGACGTGGACGAGGCCGCCCTTTCCTATGCGGAGGTCAAAATGCTCGCAACGGGCAATCCCTACATCAAAGAGAAAATGGACCTCGACATCGCCGTATCGAGGCTGCGGCTGCTGCAATCGGATTATTTGAGCCGAAAGTATGAACTCGAGGACAAAGTGGCCAAACATTACCCTGTGATGATCGAACATACGAAAGAAACGGTTCGGGGGCTTAAGGCGGATATGGATCTGCTCAGGCAGCATCAGAGCGAGGACTTCCCCGGTATGGAGATCGAGGGCGTACTGTTCAAGGAAAGAGCGGCGGCAGGCGCGGCAATCGTGGAACTCTGTAAACGGGCAAAAGATTCAAACGAACGGGAGATCGGGACGTATAAGGGATTCAAAATGCTGCTTTCGTTTGATACATTTGACCGTCATTTCAAGCTGAACTGCAAAGGAACGATGTCCCATGTCACAGAGCTTGGAGCGGACGCGCTTGGGAACATGACGCGGATCGAGAATACCCTGAAAGGCGTCGCGGACAGAGCCGAGGCCAACGAGGAAAAATTGCAGGAGCTTCGGCGGCAGATGGAAAACGCGAAAGAAGAGATCGGGAGGCCGTTTAAGCAGGAACAGGAACTCAAAGAGAAAACGGAGCGCCTCACGGCGGTAAACGCACTGCTTAATCTCGGTGATGCGACGCCCGAAGCGGTGGACACGACGCCGGAGGAAACGCAGGAAAAGACACAGGAAATACAACGATAG
- a CDS encoding PcfB family protein yields MNHSGDAADQVVNMTVRGVEVAANIAGKAALSLAAFLIAASKSQKRTRGRTRMRAFNGKPTKVFVIRSEDMKVFAEEARKYGVLYAAVINRKQPDGLVDVVVNANDAAKVNRIAERFALSTVEVDKIREDILEKRKAQENAPAEERETPPQDTHTIDNDTLDEMLEGSPKEQGQKQPEEVSQENPTMAGAEKQRTENSSPSAPISENKDNTAAEDIERKPSVRSQIKELREERKAKVQAEKQPQKAILRQTAHRQPKRKRKSKGKAR; encoded by the coding sequence ATGAACCATTCAGGAGACGCGGCGGATCAGGTCGTGAACATGACGGTACGCGGCGTTGAAGTAGCGGCAAATATCGCGGGAAAGGCGGCGCTTTCCCTTGCAGCGTTCCTCATCGCGGCCTCAAAGAGTCAAAAACGCACCAGAGGGCGGACGCGGATGCGTGCGTTCAACGGAAAGCCGACCAAGGTATTCGTTATCAGGAGCGAAGATATGAAGGTCTTTGCAGAGGAAGCCCGGAAATACGGCGTGTTGTATGCGGCGGTCATCAACAGAAAACAGCCGGACGGCCTCGTTGACGTTGTGGTCAACGCAAACGACGCGGCAAAGGTCAACCGGATCGCAGAACGGTTCGCCTTATCCACCGTAGAGGTAGACAAAATACGGGAAGATATTCTGGAAAAGCGCAAAGCGCAGGAAAACGCTCCGGCAGAGGAACGTGAAACGCCGCCGCAGGATACGCATACCATCGACAACGATACGCTCGATGAAATGTTGGAAGGCTCCCCAAAAGAACAGGGACAAAAACAGCCGGAGGAAGTATCACAGGAAAACCCTACGATGGCGGGGGCGGAGAAACAGAGAACGGAAAACTCAAGTCCGTCCGCGCCTATCTCCGAGAACAAAGACAATACCGCAGCGGAGGATATTGAGCGGAAACCGTCCGTCCGCAGTCAAATAAAGGAGCTGCGCGAAGAGCGCAAAGCAAAGGTTCAGGCGGAAAAACAGCCGCAGAAAGCAATTCTCCGGCAGACCGCCCACAGGCAGCCGAAACGAAAGAGAAAATCCAAAGGAAAAGCGAGGTAA
- a CDS encoding relaxase/mobilization nuclease domain-containing protein: MAATAIWDIRGRLDHVLGYAENPEKTKNPDWGKTNSADMTDVMEEAMRQAQARGLADVIEYATEDAKTEQQYFVSSINCAKQTARKEMILTKKQWKKEDGIAAYHGYQSFAPGEVTSELAHKIGVELARRLWGDRFEVIVATHLNARCIHNHFVLNSVSFKDGKRYYDNKASYALMRRTSDELCREYSLSVIQPKYAGRKHYMEWKAEQEGRPTWRSAVRRDVDKAVMAAMSFPAFLRALRDMGYEVKTGVKHMAVRPPGKERFVRLRSLGQQYTEEAIRARILRQQKQEYAPAKQTIPRRRYLGLFVLSHRITWRGLRALYYYYLHKLRQAPHVPSAPYLLREDLRQIDKLSGHAKFLNRYKLETVSSLEAHKARRQKDITALLSERTDIRNERRRTNTTPERDKELSGRLREIASLLGQYRKEVRLCGEIPARADRLRETIEKIHAERKKEMIKHEPFRRRGGSGREHDGTRR; encoded by the coding sequence ATGGCAGCAACGGCAATTTGGGATATCCGCGGCAGGCTCGACCATGTGCTCGGCTATGCGGAGAACCCGGAAAAAACGAAAAATCCGGATTGGGGCAAAACAAACAGCGCAGATATGACAGACGTAATGGAGGAAGCTATGCGGCAGGCGCAGGCGCGCGGACTTGCGGACGTGATCGAATACGCGACAGAAGACGCTAAAACGGAGCAGCAATATTTTGTATCAAGTATCAACTGCGCCAAGCAAACCGCCCGGAAGGAGATGATACTCACCAAAAAACAATGGAAAAAGGAAGATGGGATCGCCGCATACCACGGTTACCAGAGTTTCGCGCCGGGAGAGGTAACGTCGGAGCTTGCGCACAAAATAGGCGTGGAGCTTGCGCGGCGGCTATGGGGCGATAGGTTTGAAGTTATTGTGGCGACACATCTCAATGCCAGGTGTATCCATAATCATTTTGTGCTCAATTCCGTGTCGTTCAAGGACGGGAAACGGTATTACGACAATAAGGCGAGCTATGCGCTCATGCGGCGGACATCGGATGAACTTTGCCGGGAATACTCCCTTTCCGTCATCCAGCCCAAATATGCAGGCCGGAAACATTATATGGAATGGAAAGCGGAGCAGGAAGGCAGGCCGACATGGAGAAGCGCGGTCCGCAGGGATGTGGACAAGGCTGTCATGGCGGCAATGAGCTTCCCCGCTTTCCTCCGTGCCCTGCGGGATATGGGGTATGAGGTCAAAACAGGCGTGAAACACATGGCGGTGCGTCCTCCCGGCAAAGAACGTTTTGTGCGGCTCCGCAGCTTAGGACAGCAATATACGGAAGAAGCGATCCGCGCGCGCATCCTGCGCCAGCAAAAACAAGAATACGCCCCGGCAAAGCAAACGATCCCCCGCAGACGGTACCTCGGCCTCTTTGTTCTTTCCCACCGCATCACATGGCGGGGCCTCCGCGCCCTGTATTATTACTATCTCCACAAACTGCGGCAGGCTCCCCATGTTCCGAGTGCTCCATACCTCCTGCGGGAGGATCTGCGGCAGATAGATAAACTGTCCGGTCATGCAAAATTTTTAAACAGATACAAGCTCGAAACCGTTTCGAGCCTTGAGGCACATAAAGCGCGGCGGCAGAAAGACATTACCGCCTTATTGTCCGAACGGACGGACATCAGGAACGAACGGCGGCGCACAAACACCACGCCGGAACGCGACAAAGAATTATCCGGCAGGCTGCGGGAGATCGCTTCCCTGCTCGGGCAATACAGAAAGGAGGTGCGGCTATGCGGTGAGATCCCCGCACGGGCAGACCGCTTGCGGGAAACCATAGAAAAGATCCATGCAGAACGCAAAAAGGAGATGATAAAGCATGAACCATTCAGGAGACGCGGCGGATCAGGTCGTGAACATGACGGTACGCGGCGTTGA
- a CDS encoding PrgI family protein → MEVKINREIREYQESIFFGLNLRQLVFSILAMGVAVAIYFGLKDMLGAETVSWLCILGAAPFAAVGFIKYNGMTTEQFVWAFIKSEILTPRCLTFRSGDIYYNIISEGGKKYD, encoded by the coding sequence ATGGAAGTTAAAATCAACCGTGAAATACGGGAATATCAGGAAAGTATCTTTTTCGGGCTGAATCTGCGTCAGCTCGTTTTTTCGATCCTCGCAATGGGCGTTGCCGTTGCCATATATTTTGGACTGAAAGATATGCTCGGCGCTGAAACGGTATCATGGCTGTGTATTTTAGGCGCGGCTCCGTTTGCCGCCGTCGGCTTTATCAAGTACAACGGCATGACCACCGAACAATTTGTGTGGGCGTTTATCAAGTCTGAAATTTTAACGCCCCGCTGCCTCACGTTCCGCAGCGGGGACATCTATTACAACATCATATCTGAGGGAGGAAAAAAGTATGATTAA